A region of Pseudoxanthomonas sp. CF385 DNA encodes the following proteins:
- a CDS encoding flagellar basal body rod protein FlgF, whose amino-acid sequence MDKALYVAMTGARASLQAQGTVSHNLANVDTKGFKAALAGTEAFKIQGPGFPSRVDAVLIDPGFDGRTGSQMVTGRSLDVSLQPNRWMAVQAADGGTAYTRNGELNVTPNGQLVTAGGRAVLDENGNPIAVPPAQSIDIGADGTVSIVPQGEGPQTMAVVGRMRLVEAAQSQLARGGDGLMRPSDPQAPALPTATGNSLTMGVLEGSNVDAAGALVQMIQLQRQFEMQVKVIRTGDEMAQSSNQLLRLGG is encoded by the coding sequence ATGGACAAGGCCCTCTATGTCGCGATGACCGGTGCACGCGCCTCGCTGCAGGCGCAGGGCACCGTGTCGCACAACCTGGCCAACGTGGACACCAAGGGATTCAAGGCCGCACTGGCCGGCACCGAGGCGTTCAAGATCCAGGGCCCGGGATTCCCGTCGCGGGTGGACGCGGTGCTGATCGATCCGGGCTTCGACGGCCGGACCGGTTCGCAGATGGTCACCGGGCGTTCGCTCGATGTCTCGCTGCAGCCCAACCGCTGGATGGCCGTGCAGGCCGCCGATGGCGGCACGGCGTACACGCGCAACGGCGAGCTGAACGTCACGCCGAACGGCCAGCTGGTCACCGCCGGCGGTCGTGCGGTGCTGGACGAGAACGGCAATCCGATCGCGGTGCCGCCGGCGCAGTCCATCGACATCGGCGCCGACGGCACGGTCTCGATCGTGCCGCAGGGCGAAGGTCCGCAGACGATGGCGGTCGTGGGCCGCATGCGCCTCGTGGAAGCGGCGCAGTCGCAGCTTGCTCGCGGCGGCGACGGTCTGATGCGCCCCTCCGATCCGCAAGCCCCTGCACTTCCCACGGCCACCGGCAACAGCCTGACGATGGGGGTGCTGGAAGGCAGCAACGTGGACGCTGCCGGTGCGCTGGTGCAGATGATCCAGTTGCAGCGGCAGTTCGAGATGCAGGTGAAGGTCATCCGCACGGGCGACGAGATGGCGCAGTCGTCGAACCAGCTGTTGCGCCTCGGCGGCTGA
- the flgC gene encoding flagellar basal body rod protein FlgC, with translation MSNLPIFDVAGSALQAQSVRLNTIASNLSNADSIASSPEAVYKPLEPIFQARPLNADGSLTSVQVKEITQSEAPPIKRYEPGHPMADGDGYVYAPDVDPVAQMVNLISASRGYQAGVEVLNTAKELALATLTMGR, from the coding sequence ATGAGCAACCTGCCCATCTTCGACGTCGCCGGCTCCGCGCTGCAGGCGCAGTCCGTGCGCCTGAACACGATCGCCAGCAACCTCTCCAACGCCGATTCCATCGCGTCTTCGCCCGAAGCGGTCTACAAGCCGCTGGAACCGATCTTCCAGGCCCGTCCGCTCAACGCCGACGGCTCGCTGACCTCGGTGCAGGTCAAGGAGATCACCCAGAGCGAAGCGCCGCCGATCAAGCGCTACGAGCCCGGCCACCCGATGGCCGACGGCGACGGCTACGTCTATGCGCCGGACGTGGATCCGGTCGCGCAGATGGTGAACCTGATCTCTGCCTCACGCGGCTACCAGGCCGGCGTGGAAGTGCTGAACACCGCCAAGGAACTCGCCCTGGCCACCCTGACCATGGGCCGCTGA
- a CDS encoding flagellar hook capping FlgD N-terminal domain-containing protein, which produces MTTVNGDPFAAINTATTGAATTAKKADTLGQADFMRLMTQQLANQDPLKPLSNSEFVAQLAQFSTVQGISDLNGTVTGFTAALTGDQVLKGASLVGHSVVVPSDSVALPATGNATGLVMSPSAGTVKFEITDASGVVVDTIEVEATAKGETTFAWDGLKANGERAPEGKYSIKATHAAADGTATALNTYVDATVDSVTIGSDGLYLNLPGLGTAPLDYVLRIGKSAT; this is translated from the coding sequence ATGACCACCGTCAACGGCGATCCCTTCGCCGCCATCAACACCGCCACCACCGGCGCGGCGACCACGGCCAAGAAGGCCGACACGCTGGGCCAAGCCGACTTCATGCGCCTGATGACGCAGCAGCTGGCCAACCAGGATCCGCTGAAGCCGCTGTCCAACAGCGAATTCGTCGCCCAGTTGGCGCAGTTCTCCACCGTGCAGGGCATCAGCGACCTCAACGGCACCGTCACCGGCTTCACCGCCGCGCTGACCGGCGACCAGGTGCTCAAGGGCGCCTCGCTGGTCGGCCACTCCGTCGTGGTGCCGTCCGACTCGGTCGCCCTTCCGGCCACCGGCAACGCCACCGGCCTGGTGATGTCGCCCAGCGCGGGCACGGTGAAGTTCGAGATCACCGACGCCAGCGGCGTCGTGGTGGACACCATCGAGGTCGAGGCCACCGCCAAGGGCGAGACCACGTTCGCGTGGGACGGCCTGAAGGCCAACGGCGAACGCGCGCCGGAAGGCAAGTATTCGATCAAGGCCACCCACGCGGCCGCCGACGGCACTGCCACCGCCCTGAACACCTACGTCGACGCCACCGTCGACAGCGTGACCATCGGCTCCGATGGGCTGTACCTCAACCTGCCCGGCCTGGGCACCGCCCCGCTCGACTACGTGCTGCGCATCGGCAAGTCGGCGACCTGA
- the flgE gene encoding flagellar hook protein FlgE yields MAFNSSLSGMRAANADLNVTSHNIANVNTTGFKESRAEFAEVFSTTGYGLTRNSIGAGVRLTNVAQQFSQGDINQTGRYLDMAIDREGFFTVSNNGTNVYTRAGNFQRDPNGYVTTPEGYRLQVFPPRADGVGFDTGNMTDLRLLTTDSPPSPTTNVELGVTLPGNAAQPTITPFSPADSASYNETTSVTVYDSLGVAHQQTVYYVKTPNPNEWNMHVYVDGTSMGAATTVQFDNNGALTTPANGQVALAPFTPSTGAGVLNMTLNISGTTQYGEQFSKRIQNQDGYATGKLNEFSVSETGVVYARYSNGEDRALGQVALANFSNPQGLVSQGNNTWTHSYASGDPRIGAPGTSDFGQVASGALESSTVDLTEQLVNMIVAQRNFQANSQALSTQDQITQAVINIR; encoded by the coding sequence ATGGCATTCAACAGCTCGCTGTCCGGCATGAGGGCGGCCAATGCCGACCTCAACGTCACCTCGCACAACATCGCCAACGTCAACACGACCGGCTTCAAGGAGTCGCGCGCGGAGTTCGCCGAGGTGTTCTCCACCACCGGTTACGGCCTGACGCGCAACAGCATCGGCGCCGGCGTGCGCCTGACCAATGTCGCCCAGCAGTTCTCCCAGGGCGACATCAACCAGACCGGCCGTTACCTGGACATGGCGATCGATCGCGAAGGCTTCTTCACGGTCAGCAACAACGGCACCAACGTCTACACGCGCGCGGGCAACTTCCAGCGCGATCCCAACGGCTACGTGACCACGCCGGAAGGCTATCGCCTGCAGGTGTTCCCGCCGCGCGCCGACGGCGTCGGCTTCGACACCGGCAACATGACCGATCTGCGCCTGCTGACCACCGACAGCCCGCCTTCGCCGACCACCAACGTCGAACTGGGCGTCACCCTGCCCGGCAACGCGGCGCAGCCGACGATCACGCCGTTCTCGCCGGCCGACAGCGCCAGCTACAACGAGACCACCTCGGTCACCGTGTACGACTCGCTGGGCGTGGCCCACCAGCAGACCGTCTACTACGTGAAGACGCCCAACCCGAACGAGTGGAACATGCACGTCTACGTCGACGGCACTTCGATGGGCGCGGCGACCACGGTGCAGTTCGACAACAACGGCGCGCTGACCACGCCGGCCAATGGCCAGGTCGCCCTGGCGCCGTTCACGCCGAGCACCGGCGCCGGCGTGCTGAACATGACGCTCAACATCAGCGGCACCACCCAGTACGGCGAACAGTTCTCCAAGCGCATCCAGAACCAGGACGGCTACGCCACCGGCAAGCTCAACGAGTTCAGCGTGTCCGAAACCGGCGTCGTCTACGCCCGCTACTCGAACGGCGAAGACCGTGCGCTGGGCCAGGTCGCGCTGGCCAACTTCTCCAACCCGCAGGGCCTGGTCTCGCAGGGCAACAACACCTGGACGCACAGCTACGCGTCGGGCGATCCGCGCATCGGCGCGCCGGGCACGTCGGACTTCGGCCAGGTGGCCTCGGGCGCGCTCGAGTCCTCGACGGTCGACCTGACCGAGCAGTTGGTCAACATGATCGTGGCGCAGCGCAATTTCCAGGCGAACTCGCAGGCGCTGTCCACCCAGGACCAGATCACCCAGGCCGTGATCAACATCCGCTGA
- the flgG gene encoding flagellar basal-body rod protein FlgG — MNQALWVAKTGLDAQQTRMSVVSNNLANTNTTGFKRDRASFEDLLYQQVRQPGGSTSSQTQLPSGLQLGTGVRVVSTSKDFQQGNPQQTGRSLDVMVNGRGFFEVLLPDGSPAYTRDGSFQINAQGELVTNSGYPVQPGIQVPEGAQSMTIGADGTVSVTMAGQAQALEIGSLTLTDFVNPSGLQAKGENLYVETTASGPAQNGTPGLNGLGSVVQGSLEGSNVNVVEELVSMIETQRAYEMNAKAISTTDSMLGYLNNNV; from the coding sequence ATGAACCAAGCCCTCTGGGTCGCCAAGACCGGACTGGACGCGCAACAGACGCGCATGTCCGTGGTCTCCAACAACCTGGCGAACACCAACACCACCGGCTTCAAGCGCGACCGCGCCAGCTTCGAAGACCTCCTTTACCAACAGGTGCGCCAGCCCGGCGGCTCCACCTCCTCGCAGACCCAACTGCCGTCCGGCCTGCAGCTCGGCACCGGCGTGCGCGTCGTGTCGACCTCCAAGGACTTCCAGCAGGGCAACCCGCAGCAGACCGGGCGCTCGCTGGACGTCATGGTCAACGGCCGCGGCTTCTTCGAAGTGCTGCTGCCCGACGGCTCGCCGGCCTACACCCGCGACGGCTCGTTCCAGATCAACGCCCAGGGCGAACTGGTCACCAACAGCGGCTACCCCGTGCAGCCCGGCATCCAGGTACCCGAAGGCGCGCAGTCGATGACCATCGGCGCCGACGGCACCGTCAGCGTGACGATGGCCGGCCAGGCGCAGGCGCTGGAGATCGGCTCGCTGACGCTGACCGATTTCGTCAATCCGTCGGGCCTGCAGGCCAAGGGCGAGAACCTCTACGTCGAAACCACCGCCTCCGGTCCTGCGCAGAACGGCACGCCCGGCTTGAACGGCCTGGGCAGCGTCGTGCAGGGCTCGCTGGAAGGCTCCAACGTCAACGTCGTGGAAGAGCTGGTGAGCATGATCGAAACCCAGCGCGCCTACGAAATGAACGCCAAGGCCATCTCCACCACCGACTCCATGCTCGGTTACCTCAACAACAACGTCTGA
- the flgH gene encoding flagellar basal body L-ring protein FlgH, whose protein sequence is MKRSTSATTLACALVLLPGCARYYGDVRPYAPMQPIQPVVAAQAPATAGSIYRAGPGLNLYADRRARDVGDLLTINLVENTTAQTSATTSVDKQSEVSLAAPNIAGAPVTLNGRDILSASINGDRGFSGAGNSAQSNKLQGSVTVTVIQRLPNGNLVVQGQKNMRLNQGDEMVQIQGIVRPADINPDNSISSGKVADARIAYGGRGAIAQSNSMGWLGRFFNSPIFPN, encoded by the coding sequence ATGAAGCGCTCCACGTCCGCCACTACCCTCGCCTGCGCCCTGGTCCTGTTGCCGGGTTGCGCGCGCTATTACGGCGACGTGCGTCCCTACGCACCGATGCAGCCCATCCAGCCGGTCGTCGCCGCGCAGGCGCCGGCCACCGCGGGTTCGATCTACCGCGCCGGCCCGGGCCTGAACCTGTATGCCGACCGCCGCGCACGCGACGTGGGCGACCTGCTGACGATCAACCTGGTGGAGAACACCACCGCGCAGACCTCGGCCACGACCTCCGTGGACAAGCAGAGCGAAGTCAGCCTGGCCGCACCGAACATCGCCGGTGCGCCGGTCACCCTCAACGGCCGCGACATCCTCAGTGCGTCGATCAATGGCGACCGCGGCTTCAGCGGCGCCGGCAACAGCGCGCAGAGCAACAAGCTGCAGGGCAGCGTGACGGTCACCGTGATCCAGCGCCTGCCCAACGGCAACCTGGTCGTGCAGGGCCAGAAGAACATGCGCCTGAACCAGGGCGACGAGATGGTGCAGATCCAGGGCATCGTCCGTCCGGCCGACATCAACCCGGACAACAGCATCTCCTCCGGCAAGGTCGCCGACGCGCGCATCGCCTACGGCGGCCGCGGCGCGATCGCGCAGTCCAACTCGATGG